The DNA region TCTCCGTGCAGGTCACGAAATCCGTTCTTCGCCGAGGCCTCCGTTCGTCCTCATCGCAGGTATGAGATAAATACTGCTGGGGAGCATTACGAGGCCTCCACCAGTCTGTtgcaaacacagagagagagagagagagagaaagagcgagggCCCAGAGCGGCGCCGGAGATAACGCTCGCAAACAAAGAAGTCCGCTCACGTCCCGAACCGGTTTATCAATGCAGAGCGACCCTGAAACAAAGCGGGGTTAAAGACGCCAGCGACTCCTGTGGCATAATTAAAGCCTCACACGATGCAGTTTCAGGGTTTGAaattaattagtggtgatgtgtCGACCATCAGCTTTAATTTTACGGTCCCGAGTGAAAGCCTGGATGGACTGTGCAGGAACCAGCCCGATACAATTATAGACCacccccagctccagctctggacGAACCCACGTAACCTCTGCGGCCCGTCTGGAGGTCGGCCGTCAGCACAGCGCTCCGTCGGCCCGCGCTTCAGGGATCGGGTCAACTGTGAAGAAGAGCGTCGGTCTTCACCGGGGAAATAACgctcctgtcctcctccgcGTTCTTTCTACATAAATTGGGTTCATGAAGTGAAAAATTCTGCAATGGCCAAGTGACCTGAATCTAAGGGAGTGTGTTTCACCCGCTGAAGGCACCCCCCCCTCTGAACCTGGAAACAGTCACAGAAGCGTCACGAGGAGAGCCAGCATGTGGTGAAGCCTAGGCCCAATATTAACTGATCTCCTCTGGTTTGTTTATTCAGTAAATGTGAGCGCTGCTTGGGCCCATCAGTATTCTGAGCTCATCGCCTCCACATTTGTGTTTGCACTCATCACCTTCCTCAGTCGTCTGCAACCCGTTGACATGTTTGACGGCTTAATCATGCTGGTCACATTATGCATTCGCTACTATCAAATGGTAACAAGCTGTCGCCACGGGAACCTTGCAGGGGTTGCAGGTACGGCCGTCGACGTCACGCAGCCCCCATCAGAACGCGTCACGTCTGTCTTTACTTCCATTAACTGGACGGACAGCGGGTGAAGGGACGAAATCTCTCAAGTCCGGTCTCCAAAAATACTTCCCACCTTTGCGCGCGGCCTCTTGACCTTAGCACGGCGGCAAATTAGCAGGAAGGCCGGCATGTGTATAAATGACAGCGGGcgacagagaggggaggatgaTTATGGTGCTGCTCTGACATGTTGGTGGGAGGACAAAAAGTGGGAGGCATCGGTGCAAGGAGACGGGGGGCAGACGGAGCGCCAGTCAAAGCCCTGTCTGTAATAATCATCTTTATCCATCATTATTAGCCGCTGctaaacactgctgctgcccATCACAGCTGTTCATCCTCCCCCAGAGATGCAGAAAGCCTCTCATATTCAGTCAGGAAACAATGGGGGATGTGCTATTTGTGCTCTCAGTCGTGGGCCCGGTTTTGTTCTGTGCGGACCGCGTGCAtccgagcagcaggagcagcaggaggcgatGGAGCGGCGGCCCCGCGTTCGTCCTCCGTGGGGCTTTCGGGTTCCGATCCGCCCACTTGAACCTGTTGGAGCGCCGTCTTGCCCGGCGCCTGCGAGCACCTGTTTGTGCGCTCGCGCCCGTGAACCCGCCGTGCGCCTGCAAGTCATGCGGCAAATGTGATCATCCCCGAAGCACGCGGCCGCGCAGCCAGCTGTGGCCCCGCGTCCTTCATGCAGATGTGGGTCACACGTTCAGCTTAATTTCTCAAAGAGTCGATTAGCCAGCGATCTTTGAAAAACCCAGAAGGCAAATTAACACTAACCTCTAATTATACAGGTCAATAATATTTCATTCCCTGCCCTGTATAAATATTTCTAATCTGATTAGTCTGCAGGCTATAGTTAGCACATTTTATCATCCACGTGGTAAAAATAGGCCTTGTGGATCCTAAAGATACCTTGATGGTGAGCGTGACTCATGGGTATGCTGATACACAGGGGAGCTAATAGCTTGTACTGTACGCACAGTGACAGTTCGGTGGAGATCCACCAGCCAAAGCGGGACATTTCCCAAAGGAGCGAGAGGCTCAGCATGAAAGattaaacagacagagagagagagaatgaaagagaTGAGCTGTGAGGCCACAGGTGCCTCCAACACGTAGTCCCCTCCCTTCAGAGCTTCAGTTGTGGTTCCTCTGGGCGCCCTGGAGTCGTACTCTGTGATCGCTTATTTGTagctttatatttttatttaactttacaGGACTCTTTTTACATGGAGGCCTGTGGTcgacaagcagcagctgtcaaACGAGCATCGTGCGCCCAGCCGTCGGCGGAACGCCTGACTGAACGGACCGTCGGAGACGGTCTGACAGGAGCCAGCGGCTCCAGCGCGGTTCTCACACGTACCAGAACCTATgcaagtttgtttgtgttctctaTGTGACACAGGAACCAAAGCAAGGTCTCCCAGTTCAGACTGCGACTCATCAGTGGAACCACTTTAAAAACCTTAGACTATAACTCACCGGAATCTCACCGGTTCATTCCCACATGAAGTGATTCATTTaattctggttctgctccatATTTCTTCCCCAGTCATTCACATAATGATGGAGAGCATTATCCTATAGAACTACGATACATCCTAGTGTTTGCTGAGCGTTGCACTGACATGAGACAGATTAAGCTTGCAGCTATATACATTAATCGCTTACCTGCTGTGCTTCAACTTGCTTTCTATTTGCTGAGTGAAATTACTCAAATTAATGCAAGTTTAAGTCAATGAAAATTCTACAGTGTCTTACGCTGATAGACTCCTAAAGCAAAGTGTCGTTggtcttttgtcttttgttgaGTCTTTGTGTCTCTGAACTCGATGACACCGTTCAACCGTCTGTGAGCATTGCGCCAATTGTTTTTAATGGTGAAACAGATGGCACAAAGTTTAATGAGAGCACGGTGAGATACGatcttattgttatttttaagaGAACACTTCCGCCAGCGTATTTGCTCAAACAAAAACCAACACATGCAAAATGAGACGAATGACTGGAGGTAATTGATTCATTTATATGAGATTCAGGACAGAGCAGTCTGATGAAATccttacattattattatttatgtccTGATTATATCCCTGTAAATATGCACACGTGCCTGTTCTATGTTAAATATTGATTTCTGTTGCATAAAGACAGATTTTGAGAAGGACAAATCAATGAATGCTACGGTTTATTGATTGGCTGATTGCCTTGTGATGATCACAAGCTGGAGGCTCCTCTCACTGCGcaatcataaacacacacacacacacaggtacatcATCGTCATATGAAGTCTCAGTGGAACCGGGCTGAGTCGATGCAGCGGCGCACAGTGTCAGGGGAGCAGGTGCTGATGCCTTTCAGAAAAATAAGTGAGCTGGAGAAAGgctgcccccccacacacatacacacacacactctctgcccATCAGCACCTGTCCTTCCATGATCCATCTACCTGTCGTTTCCTTCCAATTCCATCTTTGATCCGTCTCCATTCACgtcgtctctctcctctttcggttttcctcctcctactcGGCTCCTCTCGCTCTGCTCCTGCCTCCAGACTCGTCCTCCGTCTGCGTCTTTGTCTCTGAATCTCCTGTAATCTCGTTCTATTAGCTCAGCCCCACCAGTGCTTTGATTCCCCAGTATCAGATCCCCACTGCACAGACAGATGACTGCGAGTCGGAGCAGCATTTGTTCACTTTTATTTACACACTGCAGTGAATGCCCCGTTGATGACAGACCTGCCACCACATGCTTCACAATTCTGCTTAACTTGTAAAGATCAAGAAGCTCCTGCCTTCACTGGCACGTTGGAACAGCCAGTAGGCGGCTCCAGATTAGGGAGACGAGTGCCAGCGAACAGAAAgtcttttaataataataaaaaaacactgaacatttcTAGGGTGCATTGCATCCAACTCTCATTTTTTATTCCTAATGGCTCCACACTGATATTTATGACTCCTGCCAGGGACCAGTGGCACAGTTAGAGTGGTCAACCTTTGATTTGTGCATGCTCTTGTGAGTAAGTGATAGTAATGATGATTGAGGAGTGGGGGAGGTTGTCTCATTAGCTAATCCACACAATGCTGTGGCCTTCGGAGTTGAGCCTCACTTAATCACTCTTAAAGCTCCATCCATGGCAGAAAGCAGCTTCCTCAAGTCCTGCATAAAGGAACTGTGGCAGCGAGCGGAACCCACACTGTACAAGACGTTCACAAGAACGTCCATCTTGCGTTCTGCATCTTTGATGTGTAATACCCAGTTATGATGGAGTCCCAGTTTTGCAAAGCATCAAATGATTTGAGTCTTTATCCGAGttggaaaaaagtaaaaatcctCTCTTTGAATTTATTGCACACGGGATTTTATTGTTTCAATCCTGCaccgcgctgctgctgtttaactcCTGTGGTACAAAAGCCTCCGATCGTCTGCGATGAGGGTCTGAGTTGTGCGCCTCTCCGGTggctcatttccattttcagtTTTGTGGCATGGCTCCGTCCTCAGCAGCTGAGGATCTTGATGAAGGCCCGTCTGAACTCGATGTTGAAGGTGGTGTAGATGACGGGGTTTAGGGCGCTGTTGACATAGCCGAGCCAGGTGAACGCGCCGTACAGGGCGGGAGGCACGTAGCACGTCCTGCAGTGGGTGTTCAGGATGTGAGTCACAAAGAAAGGCAGCCAGCAGATGAGAAACACCCCTGGAGCAGCCGGAGAGCAGAGACGTACGCAGAGAGAGGACGATGCGGTGTAATGGAGGGTGTAAGTGGGACAgagtgatggggggggggtgcaagtAGAGCAAGGAGATGGAGAATGTGAAACGAAACGTGttgaaagtgtaaatgtgagggggaggaagaggcaggagataaaaaaaaaagcattatgtGTTAATAAGGATCATACTTCATGTGTAGTAAACCTGCAACTGTTCAGCCTGAGCTTAGCAACAACTACGTGTGCGCATGGAAAACCAGGGGTCACGTGTTCAACCGAAGCCACGGTTAATGAGGGTTGAGGCCACGACGCGAGTACAGGAGGTGTGAAAAGGTCAGTTAACCAAGCTACGCAGTAAATATGAACGCATCCTGGATAATAGATCTAAATAGATCAGTCCAAGGTTCAGGAGCCTCGCGTCCAGATACTGCCTCATGATATATAGTActactgtactgctgttgtaGTATAATAGGCTGCAGCCTTCATCTTCTAGCATTATGTGTTATCTGAAGCTCAACGTTTACAATGGTGTTACATCACTGTTGATCAACTGAAGGACAGTTGTCATTATACTAGCTTATAATGATAACAtgtacatttataataataccCAACAATATGATGAATCTGTACATTTTTGCTCACCGCACTCTTTAAACAGTGATTTTGCTAAAAGGCAGGTGGGAAGTGGGCGGAGCTGAGGGCATCTCCGCTTTCACTGACGCCTCTGTAATATAATCGGACGCTGCTGATTGTGTCTTCGTCGGGGAGGCCTGCGCCGTGCCAGAGGTAACTGGACCATCTCACAGAAAGCTGGCTGCGGCCGCTGCGTCAGGAGCCGGGGCGCGCGTCCGCGAGGCCGACATTTCAGCTTGATTTACTGTGAGTCTGGAGAAAaggggggggcggcgggggcgCATGGAGTGAGCCGTCACGGCCGGGGGAGAATGCAGAGCAGGGCACTGGGAGCAGCACACATTGAGGGATGCAGGGGCAGCTGCTTTATGTGCATTAAACGGCCTGTATTAGGCGTTATGGTGAGTTTCGCTGTGGGCGCCTGTGTCCTGTACTCACCCAGCACGATGGCCAGCATCTGCGTGGCCTTCTTCTCCCGGGCGTGCATGCTCCGGAAGCGCTGGTTGTTGGTGTGAGAGTGAGGAGCCGGCCTCAGAGACGTGTGCGTTCGCCCGTTGGACAGGTCCTTCACCTCGCAGCCCATCCTGACGGGAGGACCCTCGCCCTGGTTGCtgtccgccgccgctgcctcctcctccccctcctccccctcctcccccggctGCTGCTCCGGGTCCAGCTCGGTGCGGCCGCAGGACGCGTGGCTGATGCTGCAGTAGTTCTGCGTGTCCACCGGGGGCAGCGCCGAGTGCTCCGCCGGCCGCGTCCTCGGGTGCTTGCGCCACAGGCATCCTGAGAGCAGGCTGGGCTTGGACGGACCCAGAGGCTCCACGCTCTGCTGATGAGACGCGATGGGCGAGGGTCATCAACCAGAACCTTTATTTAATCGTTTAACATGTTTATTGAACTAACACACTTTCTAAAGAATAATGATCGTGGTGGGATTTTTTTCTATTACCTTACGtggaaaatattaaataagTTTCAAAGTTTCACAACTCATCCTAAAAAGTAATGAATAAATGAGGAGCTGGCCAATACAAATCAGACGAACGCACAAAGTGCCTCCAAGCCACATTTATGAATCCTAGCTGCACAGTTAGTATTCAGCATGTATCATACTGTTACTACAGTGTATTCATTACCTGcaacatttaatttttatagCCTGCTCATTGATCTTTTTCACCTTCTGAGCCTCCAACAAATCCACAAACTGTGCGTAGAGGAATGACTCCTGCCAGTTGCCGCGCTTCATTTCCAGCACGGCAACAAATATGaatctctttttattttttttctcgcACGCAGTCGTCTCGTCGCACTTTTTTCCTCAGGGAGGAAGAAATGACAGATTTGCGTTCCGGCTGCCTGCGAGCGCTCTGGGGATTATTCAGGTGCTGCAGTGCGTCACCGACGGAGCAGGGGACGCGAAGGCAACGAGCCTCGGCTGCTTCTCAGACCCCCGGCCTGAGACCACATGAGGAGACGCTCAGCGCGGACAGACCCACATGAACAGCTAAAAACAGCACCTCCTCGTGTGTGGCTAAGTCACAGTACGCCAACACACTTAATGCGAGAGTTAGTCAGGCACCAGGCTGGAGAAAGGCAAGACTAATACCACGTACCACTTTAATCCGTATAGGTGAAAGGTCCTGCTTCGCCTTGGGAGTTTCCTCTTGGAGACACGTTTCCTGAGAAATCAGAGGGAAGATCAAGATAGAGCTTTTCAGAGAGATGTGTTGAAACCCTCTGCGGGTGAATAATGTGTGTGGAGTATATGAAAGCTTATTGATTCATTTGTATTCATCTCTATTCAAAGAAATAGCAGCAGACATAATTGGGTTTTCTGTCACTTTCAGTCCTGAGCTAAACGTGTTGCTGTTAAATGAAAGCTTCCCATGAAAAATAAAGGTTGTCGCCTCTGAACCGGAGCAAAGGCTGAATATCCCCTCCTTCGTATCAAACGTTCCCTCAGCTGACTGACTCGGGGTCGTATTATGTTATTTCAAAATTGTAACTGTGTCTGGCTGAGCCGCTCCAGGGCTCCGATCCTCCAACGGGTGACTCCACTCATGAATGAGATCCCAAACTGTGGCTGAGCCGCAACCAATTATCCGCAACCTGCTGTTAAAATGAACAacttgactctgactctgtgtgcGGCGGAGGGGAAAATTGTTGTGGAATGAATCCAAGCACAATAGAGAAGCCCCTGAATTCTCTAATTGTGGCTTTTTTTTATGCcgcatattttaaaaatgagttGATACTAATGTTTGCAACCTCGTGTCACCACGTGTCCTTGCTCGTGAAGCAAACGCTTGTTTGATCGATGGAACTGGGACAAAGACTAGAAAGGAAAGAGCTGACAGCTGGTTGTCACTGTAAACTGACACACAGAGTCAGcattttgtattattattaacattattaagaACTAAACATAGCTTTGACTGTTGATTCTCAAAATAAACTGCTTAATGTTTAGCGGCTGTTGCGTTGAACCTTGGTTTTACAGTGACGGTACAGTTGCATCTATTGACCTGAGAAGCATCTACATTTacagagaggtcaaaggtcgttcGAGCAGTTCTGATATCCTTCTGACTTTTATCTGCATGTAACAAATGGAAATTCATGCGTGCGATAAAAACCGCTGTTACTGTACCTCAGGGTAATTTCACCGTGTCCCTGACAACACTGCTCCTGTGCATCA from Betta splendens chromosome 4, fBetSpl5.4, whole genome shotgun sequence includes:
- the drd3 gene encoding D(3) dopamine receptor isoform X4, which encodes MHCFQQLMYCSGGKTGDEVVGGAWLFSRLYCNIFVTLDVMMCTASILNLCAISIDRYTAVVMPVLYNTTHRSRKRVLVMIATVWVLAFAVSCPLLFGFNTTDDPMVCSISNPDFVIYSSVVSFYLPFIVTLLVYIRIYVFLRMRRKRISFGQPCRKVQPGSTPPSVETCLQEETPKAKQDLSPIRIKVQSVEPLGPSKPSLLSGCLWRKHPRTRPAEHSALPPVDTQNYCSISHASCGRTELDPEQQPGEEGEEGEEEAAAADSNQGEGPPVRMGCEVKDLSNGRTHTSLRPAPHSHTNNQRFRSMHAREKKATQMLAIVLGVFLICWLPFFVTHILNTHCRTCYVPPALYGAFTWLGYVNSALNPVIYTTFNIEFRRAFIKILSC